One segment of Lytechinus variegatus isolate NC3 chromosome 13, Lvar_3.0, whole genome shotgun sequence DNA contains the following:
- the LOC121426345 gene encoding biogenesis of lysosome-related organelles complex 1 subunit 1-like codes for MLSSMLKEHQAKQTSRREVQEKRKKEASAAATAVTRSLVENLNSRVAIAYNNEKKLDAETKQLQANAGQFAKQSMQWLSLVENFNQALKELGDVENWARSIETDMQTIASALEYAYKDTS; via the exons ATGTTGTCGTCTATGCTGAAGGAGCATCAGGCTAAGCAGACTTCTCGACGAGAAGTTCAAG agaaaaggaagaaggaagCTTCTGCAGCTGCTACTGCTGTCACAAGGTCGTTGGTGGAGAATCTAAATAGCAg aGTGGCCATTGCCTACAACAATGAGAAGAAACTTGACGCAGAGACGAAACAACTTCAGGCCAATGCTGGTCAGTTTGCTAAACAGAGCATGCAGTGGTTATCTCTGGTTGAGAACTTCAACCAGGCATTAAAG GAACTTGGAGATGTTGAGAATTGGGCTCGTAGCATAGAGACTGACATGCAGACAATAGCAAGTGCTTTGGAATATGCATACAAAG ATACAAGCTAA